The nucleotide window ATTAATCTAATCTCACATTTGGGCTCTTATCAATATTAACATCaaaaatattaattgaataataattaTGTTTTAAAAAGTATTACAAAAGCTACGCAGGGGAGATACACGCAATGAAAAGCTATACTGCATTCAACAAAAAGAAAAGTATATTAAAACAATAAATGCTTATATATCACATGACATGTTTTCAAACAACATATAATGTCAATGAACTAAACGATTCCCTAGAATAACTAGCTAGAAGATCATATATATTTGGAAAAAAATCGAGCCAAATGGGAATATAATTATGCGTAGGTCCACTTCGTCTCTTGCACGATTGCCTCCTCTTCCTGTTCACTGAAATCATTCTCTATCTTAAATATCTGGCGCAATTCTTCCACACTTTTGTCTTTCAATAAATCTGCCCCTGCCTTCAATAACAAACAAAAAAGATCTTCGATTTGAAGAAAATTCGCAGCCAAAAGAATGTGGCAGAAGGTCACCTGATTTTTATCCGCAGAAAGAGCTTTTTCAGCGAATTCATTATCCCATGTCTTCACATCGTCATCTGGTatagtgaaggatcttgcatgagcaTGGAATTTACAGTAGTCTAATACCATCTCCAGCACTTTGCCGCTTTTGATGTTACGACAAGGAATAGGAAACCTTAGAGGCTCCATTCCTGTGTCTTTCTCTATAAAATTCTTTACGACCTCTGATTCCATTGCAACCGCTTTTTCCACTTCGAAATCTTCATACACTTCCTCATCTCTCAACCCCCTGAATGTCACTGTATTCGCCGCCATTTTATTCTCCATGAAATTAAATACTACTGTTGAAATAATCGAACTGTAAAAAAGTGTTGAAAGAGGAGAACTTCGAAAGGAAATGTAAATTGTATAATGAATTAAATGGCGAACATCTGGTTCCTATTTTATAGCGTACCCTTGCAATATTTTAATGTGTGCGACTTTTGGGTTAATTTTATTGAATAATAGTATATAGAGTTATTATAATTTTTTTCGAATAATTTTGTTTAGTATGTTgagatataatttattttttttaatttttataatgatttatcttattatattatttattatattatattgtttattttatttttaactgaaaattattattttatttattttttacaataattttgcataattaattatttaaatttaatactaCAATACTAAAAAGAATTCAATGTAAGAAAATTAAATAGCTAAAACAATTGTAGCAGGAGAGGAGTACTTATCATTACATTTCCCCAAAGCTTCAATGGAAGTAGGACTAGTACTAACTAATTCCAAGTCAATGAGGGAACGGCTTAAATCTCACACACTAAGTTTATATTTCTAGGCTTAACAATGTTAAATACTCGGAGTTAACTGGCATCTTcgaggcttaatatgttgcttaatgtaggcttaatatgttgcttaatgtatgttgtcacactAAGACACTTCTAGGCTTAAGGTTCGCGGTCAATGAGCACATAATGTTATATACGAGTATCTTCAAAATATTATTGAGCACACATTAGAAAAATGGGTAGTTTCAATAATGGAATCTTGTTAGAGTTCGGCCTACCAAGAGCATCATGCCCATGGGAAGAGGAAAAATATAGTTGTGAAGGCTAGGGCCAATCATTGCaacattatttattttttgttagggTTGAGagctacaaaaataaaaataaattgtatCTTTCCATAGATTGGTTATGATCTCCCCAGCATCATCAAGGAGGCCAACATAAGGGATCAAAGAATTTGAAAATAAGTAAAGGAGTATTGCTCCAATGATCCAAACTTTTAAATAAACAGACCATCTCaagtataattatattttatttcatttgaatGTGTATAAACACATTAGGGAAAATCATAACTTTAGTGTATACAGATAAATGAACATAAATGATGTATCCTACAAAATACCACCTTTATCTTTGCTTGAAAACAGATTTTTTTAACTAAATTTATAAGGGAACCAAGCATAAGTCATGACATTATAAAATCAATTAACTTTGATTTtaaaaaatgtttattatttaaatcatcttataatttaaataataaaatgtatAATGATAtttgatttgctaatgattttatatttttaattacaaTGTTTATGCATTGTTTAATTTTATTACCCCTACAATCTTGCTGAAATCAAGCCCAAACATGTTCTAGAATTGTAGGAATACGGTGGGAGCCAAACAAATATTCCCAAAGGCATGATGTTGCATTGTGAAACATAAGTTCGTATTTGTTGATTAAGAAAATCTCACAGTGCAAACCCCACTACGGCACAGTGCAAGGGTAGTTAGGTCATTAACTTGTTTGGCTCGTGGAGAATAAAGtaaacaaattaaaattaaaaatctcACCAAAGCTATATATTCCCCACTATCCCACAAGGAAATTAGGGTTTGGTGAGGAAATTAGGGTTTGTTGATGGCTTTCTTCTACCCAGCGATGTGGTTTTAAACATCATGTTTGCATACTGAAGGTGCTACTTGTAATGGAGTGGAGCTCATCAAATTCCATTCTTATAGAGAAGAGAGCATTGCCAGGAACGATAAGGGGTGGGACAGAACAGGCCCTTGCCTAATTTGATGTCCTTCAACGTCTTACGACTACCTAAGTTGATGATGTTGTTGGGATTCTACCTTAGAATGGAATGGTGTTACACTTGCAAACTTTGTGGTGACATTTTTTCTCTTTATCGTTGGTGTTTCTCTTGGACTTGTGTATGATAAAGTACCTAGTGGGCTCCACTCCATTTCCTAGATCAAGAAAAATTCGGCAATAAGGATGAATTTATGGAGAAATACAAGGCCTTGACTTGGGTGATCGAGAATGAAATCGCTAATTTACAAAATAAACTATGGCCTCGTATTCTCCGAACAGTCATTAAAGATGCTGAGAAGTCTTTACCCCGTAAAATTGAAAGAATTTTGGAAACAGTATTATAAATGGATTTTGGAGTGGCTTGCAATTCCCCCGATTTTCTTATATCCTATCAAGACAATTTACTCCATTAATGTAAAGAAGAATTTGAATTATTTGGTAAAACGAAGGGCATTTTACAGAAAAAGTTTTCTACTTTTTTAGCACTACTTAATGCGTTTTccttctatttttgttgatttctcaGGCTCAAAGTAATGTGCTTGATGGCTTATGTGTATCACCATTCTCATTTATTCAGTGGCTATACGAGAGATTCTGGGTTTTGGACAGTTGAAACCAGGTGTGGGAACTGAAATGGAAAAAGCCTTTGGAGTATTATTTATGGATTTTGTTTGTAGATTAATACCAAGTGTTGCAAGTTGAGTATGATTGGGCTTGAAGGTTTTCATTGTGTGTTGGTTTCATTTTACAAAATACACATATGCTCTAAGGGTACAAAATACACATGTGTTGGTTTCATTTGATGAAAGTTTCAAATgaacaaggaaatgtgatagaggGGTGTGTGCTTACTTGGCATTTGTGTCTAAAGATATCTCTTATTGTTGCAGGGCACTATGATCTGTCTATCATTAAAGATTTTAGGGACAATTAAAGAAAATGAGTGATTCTATTATTTAAAACGTGTAGGATAGAATGTTGTTTTGTTAAGGAGATATCATTTTGACCAATGAGCATAAAAGGGAAATACACGATATAtattttcaccaaaatgtaaaatgGTTTCATATAATTATcaaaaaggataaaataattattttatgaaaGAGGAGAAAAGTATTTAACTGCAAAAtaaagtgcaacaacaaaataaatGGTTTCACTTAATATTTTACAAGAGATGGTAAATGGACGGAAGTAAAAacttcatgaaaatgatatataaATGGAGTAAATGTTTTTACATTTAAAAAGGCAAGATGCATATGCAAAGGAAATTTAATTCACTTGAGTGAATAATATTTCAAGGAGGATAATTACTTGAGGCAACATTGAAATAATTTCACAAGAGAATTAAGGGTACAAGTGCTATGTTGCAATCATACATTTTCACTCAAGTGAAATTGTGTTCATGGGAGGTGCTAAGTGGGGACAATGTGAAAATTCAGTTGTTGGCATGTGGGTTGAATCATAGAAATTGTTATACACAAATATGAAATGTTGTGTATAAACATTGATTCAAGagtattattattgtcaaatgatATTTCTTAAAGAGAAGGGAACAAGTGTCAACAACAGATTGAATCTAGAATTGTCTTCTCTTCTATATCTTCTTCCTATTTCTTAAAATTTTGCATCATATGAACTCCAATACCAAATACATTTAAATTTGTCATTGTGTCTTCTTTGTAATTGTATTATTAGCTCGTTGCTCTTTTCaagaaaaaattaatatgttttgaTCAAATAATTGTGTTCTTGAGTGAATGATTTGGATTAATAACTAGAATTAATTGGTTGCATAAGATGATTTGTTAATGTAATGCATTAAcataataaaatctatttattaggtttgattcattcatgggattTTTTTATGGTTTATCATTTGGCTCCATGGCCCAAGAATAGGCACCAATCTATTTCACGAGTTAATGTATTTTTAGAAATAATCTTAAATATTAAAATGTCTTTTAGTTTCTTATTTGTTAGGTATAGATATAGATTAGGTTTTGGTTCCAATTGTTAAACAAGTGTTTGATAAACCAAGAGTGTAGCCAAATTTCAAGTTGATCAatatttccttggtatattttcattagaAGATATCTCTTGTAAATCACAATGTGTGTGCCTAATCTGTACTGAATCCTTAAGAATTTTAAGGTCCACCCACCTTTGTTTAGAAGATCTTGAAGTGCAAGATATTTTATTCTTATGAGTGAATCCAATTCATTGGTCACTGACCCAAAAATCTATGGATTAAAAATCAGCTATCTTATAGGAATTTATGGACAATCAACTGGGGAACAAAAATAACCATTTGTGAAGAGTCCATAAGTTGAAGAATCTAAAAATGTAATCTTGATATTGAATATTCATACCTGGAAAAGTCTTGTTgaaacaaatttgaagaaatatTCAATTGTCCTTGTTGTATAAATAGCTCTTTGTTGTTTGAAATCTATTACTTTACAAAGAGAGGTGACAACTTTGTTAAAAGAACCTTATAAAGGATGAGACAAAGTTCCATATGTATAAAATTTCTATTCATGAAGGAAGGTTTGTAACTACTATACAATATTTTCAGGTATTCTCATAGTTTTTGTGCAATATTTTCAGGTATTCTCATAGTTTTTACAGAAATTTCACTATGTTTAAAAGTGATTTGGTGAGTTTTCCATattcatattttcattttctaaataatTGTCCTCCATTTGGATGTCCCACCATGGTAAGTTTTCTATATGCCcattttccttttctttgtcattttcctcCTTGCCTATCTCAAATACAATTTTAGATATTCTTTGGATGTCTATTTTGATAGCTATTTATAATACAAGATTTTCCAACCTTCCCCTTTATGAACAATTTATTTCCTTTGGTTTGTTTTCTAGTTTGAGGAGTAAGAGATTCGTTAAAGGGTTATTCCACTATAGTATTCCAAAAATCTTCAGAATCTTCAACAACTAGTGctcaaataaaattgtttttaaacTTTACATTAATGTGAACCTTTTGGGAAAGATCTGGTGAGATTCTCCTTAAGGTGGTTGATTATCTATAGACCATGGATTCTTGGAAGAGGGCATCTTACTATTTCATAATATGTGATTTTGTATTTGTGTGTCTTTGTTAGAATCCAACCGAATTtcaagattttttcaatttttggccCATTGATAGTATAGATTTTATTCTTTAAATTCATATTCTTCTCTTTCAAGGATATTATAATCTACGTTGGATTATCCATGGGAAGGATCTGCATGTTATTATCCAAAATATATATTTGGTTAATCCTGGCGGATTTCTATGAAACATTCAGAGCTAATATAGTAATTTGATCATGTGGGTAGTATCTCTCTAGTAAAGAAAAATTCATTGTTTCTTCATGATTATGAGAGTAAATGCTCTATCTATCCATGATCAATGAATCATTATGAAGTAAGAAGGCTTCCTTTTGATGGTTTTCTTCTTTCATGCCAGATGTAATTTTTCGGAACATAAGATGGTATATTGCTATTTTGATCTTAGGAATTTACTCGTGTATCTTCCACCAAAGGATTAGAGAAAAATTTTATAATCTTCTCTACAGTGACCTTCATATTGACAAGTTAAGAAAATTGATTCTAGATTCTCCAAAAATATTCTTTGGTTCTGGACACCCATTTTAGAATGGATGGTTATGGTTTCAGGAAAAGGTTTATGGGCATCCAATAGGACATAAAGATGAATAGGGGCTTCTAGGTCTTCAGAGAAGACATCATCTCTCTTCATAAAAATTCCTATCTTgttacctagggtttcaattatttccCATTTCATATACTCCAAAGGGAGAGATTAGAGTTGAATCTAGGAGATAAATTTAATATGGGATAGGGAGGGTTTAAAGTTTGCGACCCAAGGTTGCGTGTGTAATTCTACACCATCTAGAAACCAAGTCTTCCCTCTGAATTCTGTGTCTCTGAATTCTTTGTATGGAAAAAACATTGTATACTCCTTCCCAATCATACTCAACCCAATCAAATATATCTTGTTTCTGAGGAATAAGATTCTATAACTTAGAAATTAATGCACATTCTTTGATATCTTGTGCTAGTGTCCTTTGCAAATGCGATCCTAAGGTCATTATCGAGTTCTAACTTTTCCTTTTGTATCTCCTTTCTTGGGTTCATAGATGGAGCCACCATAGTTTCACTAGACATAGGGATCTAGTATTACTTTGTTCAAGTTCAATCTCGCATCTGATACTTGCCTTGTCTAGATCTAAACCGCTTTCTTTTTGTCTTCCATGTATTTCTTTTATGGTGATGGTATCTCTAAGATATACACTGGTAAGATATCTGTGGATTGAAGGGAGATTGAGTTCCATTCTGAGATATGAGCACCCTTTAGTAATTTATGCCATCAAGTCAGTTCTGGGAGAGGAGTTCATAATGGCAGATCATATATGTCGAATTAACACGGATATCTCCTCGATGTTTCTTGCTTTAGCTCTAGACAGATGACTAAGCAAGGAGGTGGCTAGGAATCTCAGCAAGGCCATTTTCAAATCCCAATTCCTGGGCGGCATGGAAGATATCAGGACTATAAGGAGAGGAAATCCAAAAACTACCAATCATTCTTCTGGATGATGAAATGGAATATCAGGACTATAAGGAGAAAGTAGTAAGGAATCTACATTTCCTCCTAAATTGATTTGCTTGTATGCTGGCCGCTGTCATCTCTTCACCGCAGATGAACTTTCGTTAAAATTCCTTACATTATCAAACCAAACCAGATTTGCCTGCTAACTGCCCCCTATTCACATTAAATAGTCTATCTAACTAATTGCAAATCTATTCACATTAAATAGTCTATCTAACTATGGCCGAGCTCTGCAATGACTTTGGTCTATTGGTCAGTTGGCAATATTCACATTAGATAGTCTATGTAATTGCAAATCTTGTCAttacaattataaaaaataaaaaacaaattatgTTATCAACTAAATGAATTACAAATGATCTAAATACTTTTTGAAATCTAAAATTACaagattagattttttttatttctattttaaacTTTGGATCTCATTGTAGATTTATATAGGTCCAAAATATATAGTATTGTCAATAAAGTCCTTAATTGCCACGGCCAATAATGCATCTTTCCAACAATCCATGTTTCCAACATCATCTGATTTCAATAATATAAAAAATCTCTTACAGATATAAGTATAGCTCAAGAGAAATCGCAAAAATTTCAAACATAAATAgtgaataattaatttatcaagatTGTCTCAGCAAACTGCTTTCAGATATACTTTATTCATATCCCTACCTGGTCTCTCACAGGATTGCGGCTCATACCTCCTCATTCAAGTTATTCTGTTCCATCTTTAAAAAAATTGTCCTTAATGAAATTTGCAATAGTCTTAGATAACAAATTACACAAGCcaataatttgaagaaaatcagCAGCCTTAAGAATGTGACAGACAGACCCCAGATTTCGATCGGCAGCCATAATATTTTTAGCAAAGTCCGTATCCCATATCTTCACATCTTCTTCTGATATACTGTTGGATTTTGCATGAGCATGGTACTCACAATACTCTAATACTTTCTCCAGAACTTTGACAGGTTCGGTGTGACCGGAAGGAAGACAAAGCTTTAGAGGCTCCATCCCATGATGTGTGTCTTGGATACAGTTCTTTATGACTTCTGATTCCATTGCAACCATTCTCTCCACCTCGAAATCTTCAAAGTCTTTCGTACCTTTGCACAGCCTCAATGTAATGATATTCGCTGCCATTTTGTTCTTCACGGAATTGATAGCAACGCGGAAAGGAAATGTTATCAAATTGTTAAATTGATAACAGGAGGGAACATATTTTTATCAAATCCCCTTCGCGTAAGTTGCCCGATTTTTCAGCAAGTGAAATAGGTCTACTTTATGAGATTTTATAACTCTTATAACAAGTCCAGTATATCTAAAACATCTAgagatattataatttttatttttattattttttatgacagttttttaatattttttgtcaataTGTTTACATTTTATTtcttatagttttaatttttattatttttatgtgagttttttaatattttttgtaataTGTTCACGTTTCACACCTTTCTACTTATTATTTATATTCATGGGTTTCCTATTCAATgaagattttataatttttataactTCATTTTGTTACAAATCCATAGATATATTatagttttaattattattttttatgtcaCATTTCACCCCTTTCTACCTTCACATAATGCATAATGTTCAAGAGTTGGTTTTTAATTTTATAACTATTCCATAATTATAGGCACTATCTATTATATTATTATTGCAAAATATATTATCTCAAATTACTATCCAAACTGCCTATAAACAATTTTTTTAGggtgccggtaggaaagagtggagaggAGACATTGATCCTATGTATTTATAAAGATGTAGATAAAGTAAAGTATTgtccactatgtggcacttgttttaaGTTTGTTGCATTGATCCTATTTATAaagatataaatatatagataaagtaaattaaaaaattaatacttgttcttatatattttttaaaagtattttttaattttaaattatagaaTTTTTGTCaaactttttattaaaaaattcaaggatacattcaaatcaatcttattgaaaaaaaaaatttaactaacAAACAATACATATTTatcttattaattttttaatgtattttcatTATTTTATATAACTTTAgtgttgatgtttttgtatttggaAAATAAATGTACCTTTTCTTTCAATTATACTCTACTATAAATATAAATTATGATGAATTGAACCTCAATCACAAACCTTATAAAAATAATTAGCCAAATTCAACCCTTATCCTAAAAACAAGCCAAATTGAACTCTAATCATCAacttaattaaaccctaaccttaaaatCAATCCAAATTAAATCATAACCTTAAACCTAATTGTACACTATAACTAAttaaacccaaaccctaaacttaactaaacaccaaaaaaaatgaaccttaaccctaaaattaattaaatataccaaattgaaccctaaaactAGATTAAATATATCCCTAACCTaaaaaataatataacaataatcctaataataaattaaaattgatTCATATTGAACTATAAGAAAAATTAAACCCAAAAAAAATAGAATTGATACTTAAACCATAATGaactcaaaatttatttgtaaaccctaacactaaacgaAATTTAACTCTAATAATAAACCTTATAAAACCTAATTTTAACCCTATATCAAATTTAACCTCCATCTTACATCAACTACAATTGAACcataacactaaactaaattgaatcATGATGATAAACATAATTACACactaacaaaaaaaattgaaccctTAACCAAAACTAAATTTCATTTGAATCCTAAACCAAACTAAACCCTAACTATAACACAAAATTaattaaaccataaccctaaacctaattgaatattaaatcaaattgaaccctaatcctaaaccaaTTATACCATAACACTAACACTAAACCTTAAACCTAAACAAAATCAAATCCTAACACTACAGTAAAAAAATTGTAGTGTCTTGGATACAGTTCTTTATAACCTCTAATTCCAAAAAATTGTAGTGTCTTGGATACAGTTCTTTATGACCTCTAATTCCATAGCAACCATTCTCTCCACCTCGAAATCTTCAAAGTCTTTCGTAACTTTGCACAGCCTCAATATAACGATATTCGCTGCCATTTTGTTCTCAACGGAATTGATAGCAACGCAGAAAGGAAATGTTATCAAATTGTTAGCTATACAAGTCCAGTATATCTAAAACACTTAggataattataatttttatttttattattttttttatgatagttttttaatattttttctcaaCATGTTTACATTTTATTtcttatagttttaatttttattatttttatgtgagtttttaatattttttgtaataTGTTCAATGAAGATTTAATaacttttataaatttattttgttacAAATTCAGCATATTAAAATAGGTagagatattttttttttatattataaatcgagAGACCAAAAAAGATGTTTATATAGATGAGTTCAAGGGAGGCAGGGTCTCAACAGTGAAACCAAAAAGAACTAGACGAGTGTCATATACAATGCGAAAGCTCCAAAATAAAGTTGTGCTTGCTGCCATAAGGGACTAGAGGAGGATTTCATCCTGGTCTTCTAGCCATGTGGTCCACCCctgtggtccttccatccagaccaccttcttcctttccatgatttgtatgcaaacctgtacaacaattttataatgtgtgagttttttttaaaaaccagtaagttccctagcattaccttggaacttctcatttctgagtttccaaataaaccaaaggataaaagaagacaaaaattgccaaattaagttagcatcctttttaagattatggacgaaaccagtaactatatcataagtgaagacatgctcagtaatggatattccaaacattaaccagatctccctagcaaaagggcagtcaaggaagatgtactAAGTGGACTCAGTTTTATTGCAGACATAATAGAGATCATATGCAACTagattattcctaataggcaatctatcCAATAAGAGTTGCCATCTGaaacacttgatcttaggggggatgggagatttccaaaggttctcaaaggttttatACCAAGCGGTAGGGTTGTGGTGGACATTCCATAGGGTGTTGACATGGTCGATCATAGAGGTGTCCTGGTTAAGCAGGTTGTAGataactttggatttaatttttgggaggggggagccatccttccaaaggaatgagAGGTACCTATGGGTGTCAACATGAGTGTTCTTAGGGAGATTAAGGGTGTTACAGgcattcctaatcatattgtaggtcttCTTATGCGAAGCAGTGAGATTAAATTTACTACTAAGTTCCTCCTaggtgatgaggttgtcattttctaggatatccataagatacttAATCCCCTTGTTATGCCAGAATCTAGCAGAGTAGCCACGGGTTAAGGCCAATGGCTTAGAATTGTGGTGGAGGTTCGACCATATCGACCTTTCACCATGTATAGTGTTGTCACGGTCAATGCTAGAGTTGCAGATAAgtctacgcacatgctcccaggctttccagatggacttaaagacctaggtgccttggacagacatcGAGAAACTTCCAACAAGTAGATCACTTAGTGGGAGGACTTTCTATGATTTGGCAGCCTTGgggaatccattttgaatgttgtttctgataagaatcttccaaggttctttcccatctagtgcatgaaatatccatttggcggcaagggagattccttgtagcttaagatccttaaggcccaaacctccaagttttttgtctaagtggcaccaAGCCCATTTTACCACATGGGCCTTTCTTTTGTCCTTACCATCAGACCAGAGAAAGCGTCtgatagccttttgaatttcataaatttgataattGTTGAACATCCAAACCGAAGAGTAATAGATACTAtatgaggagaggattttttgacatacttgCACCCTACTTgctagggagaggatcctattaTCCCACTTGTTGAGTTTCTTATCAATTTCCCCCTTAACCCAGGTCCACATGTCCTAAAGAGAGGGGGAAATAGAGAAGGGGATACCGAGATACTTGACAATcatgttgggtcctccccatgagtacccATCTTGATGTAGCTAGCCTGGAGGTTCATCCTTCCAGCCAAGTAAAATAGATTTGGAGCTGGAGATCCTGGCTTCAGAGGCTTTACTAAAGGTGTCAATTTTTAGGTTGAGGGAATCGATGTTTTGCCTAGAGAGCTCTAGGAAAAgagaggtatcatcagcaaattggatattCAGCAACTTAGAGTCATCCAGGAGCACAATGCCatggactctaggagatagagtatcatctctaaggagataaaaGAGGGCATCTGAGGCAATAAAAAATAGAGTAGGGGCAAGAGGGAAGCCCTACCttatggatctagagagaggaataggctaggatagggttccattaacttcaatcatggcggaagcatctttgaggagaattcaAACATAATCATAGAACTCGTTAGGGAAGCCGAAAGCTCGCAGCATCCTGGTTAGAGGTTCtagcccattccatggattcccagctagtgacaaggttttccaatatgtacctacctttaatgaatccagtttgggtAGAGAAAATTAATTTTGGAAGAATATTTTCAAGGTAGGTAGCTAAGGCTTTGGCAAAGATTTTATAGGAGAcgttgaggagggtgattggcctccagtTCTTAATGAGCGATTTGCCTCCTTCTTTAGGGATGAGTTTAACAatacctttatttatgaattcccctAGAGTGCCATTGTCAAGAGAttcattgtatatgtcatagaggtcatgCGTGACCCATTCAAGATTGGCTTTGTAGAACTCCGTGGGGAGACCAtcggggcctggggccttattatccttgagggctttaatggcatcGGCAATTTCTTGTATAGAGATCCTGGCTTTGAGGAGGAGAGCATCATCTTTAGAGATCCTTTTAGGGATGATGGTACTACATTTGTGTCGAGCCTCTTTCAAGGCCTCATGATCTTCTGAGGTAAAGAGAGTTCTATAGAATATTTCGAAggcctctttgatatcattgagatcCAAGAGTTCATTGTTGTCTACaattattctatcaattttttctctcttttttttctgcTTAAAAAGGttaaagaatattttggagcctttatctccaaattggagcCAGTGGTTGCGAGCTCTAATGAAGGCTCCCTTGATTTTGACTGCCTAGTGCTTTCTGAGGATGTCTTTGACTTTAGAGACATTCTTGGCC belongs to Cryptomeria japonica unplaced genomic scaffold, Sugi_1.0 HiC_scaffold_691, whole genome shotgun sequence and includes:
- the LOC131872620 gene encoding SKP1-like protein 1; this translates as MAANIITLRLCKGTKDFEDFEVERMVAMESEVIKNCIQDTHHGMEPLKLCLPSGHTEPVKVLEKVLEYCEYHAHAKSNSISEEDVKIWDTDFAKNIMAADRNLGSVCHILKAADFLQIIGLCNLLSKTIANFIKDNFFKDGTE
- the LOC131872619 gene encoding SKP1-like protein 14 — translated: MAANTVTFRGLRDEEVYEDFEVEKAVAMESEVVKNFIEKDTGMEPLRFPIPCRNIKSGKVLEMVLDYCKFHAHARSFTIPDDDVKTWDNEFAEKALSADKNQVTFCHILLAANFLQIEDLFCLLLKAGADLLKDKSVEELRQIFKIENDFSEQEEEAIVQETKWTYA